One Nostoc sp. UHCC 0302 DNA window includes the following coding sequences:
- a CDS encoding NblA/ycf18 family protein, producing the protein MSQPIELSLEQQFSIRSFATQVQHMSHDQAKDFLVKLYEQMVVREATYQELLKHQWGLDSGSTMA; encoded by the coding sequence ATGAGCCAACCCATCGAATTATCTTTGGAACAGCAATTCAGCATCCGCTCATTTGCTACTCAAGTACAGCACATGAGCCATGATCAAGCTAAAGACTTTTTAGTCAAGCTTTATGAGCAAATGGTTGTGCGTGAAGCAACTTACCAAGAGCTTTTGAAGCATCAGTGGGGCTTAGATTCCGGTTCCACTATGGCATAG
- the kdpC gene encoding K(+)-transporting ATPase subunit C, which translates to MAFIRETIRAIFIPLMLWLLTAIIYPLIILVVGQVFFPFQANGSVTLNLKNEPIGSALIGQVFTSDQYFHSRPSTVRYSQGKKAKPTGISGASNLAASNPELLKRIVEQGNQLRDENIQPIADLIYTSGSGLDPHISLKAAFEQRIRVARARGVQDDEILRLINKYTDSRFLWIFGEPGVNILRLNYALDLQEFNRKQNK; encoded by the coding sequence ATGGCTTTTATTCGAGAAACTATCAGAGCAATTTTCATACCTCTAATGCTTTGGTTGCTTACTGCAATCATCTATCCTCTGATAATCCTTGTAGTAGGTCAAGTTTTCTTTCCGTTTCAAGCTAACGGCAGTGTCACACTAAATTTAAAAAATGAACCAATTGGTTCAGCTTTGATTGGTCAAGTATTTACATCCGACCAATATTTTCATAGTCGTCCTAGTACTGTCAGATACAGCCAAGGAAAAAAAGCTAAGCCAACTGGGATATCTGGTGCTAGCAATCTCGCTGCTAGTAATCCAGAGTTACTCAAGCGGATTGTTGAGCAGGGCAATCAATTACGAGACGAAAATATTCAGCCGATCGCTGATTTAATTTATACTTCTGGCTCTGGCTTAGATCCCCATATTTCTTTAAAAGCAGCATTTGAACAACGGATACGAGTTGCCCGCGCCCGTGGAGTCCAAGATGATGAGATATTACGTTTAATTAATAAGTATACTGATAGTAGATTTTTATGGATTTTTGGTGAACCAGGAGTCAATATTCTCCGATTAAATTACGCTCTTGACCTCCAAGAATTCAATCGCAAGCAAAATAAGTAA
- a CDS encoding universal stress protein: MLNDINTGLFSTKPAISANSSLYPTRRGKHKIFIGMAPGVGKTYRMLEEGHALKHEGIDVVIGLLETHGRKETAEKANGLEIIPRQEFPRDGLTLTDMDTGAIIKRSPQLVLIDELAHTNVPDSPREKRYKDVEVVLAAGIDVYSTMNVQHLESLNDLVARITGVVVRERVPDRILEEADEVVLVDVTPETLQERLLEGKIYASEKIQQSLDNFFQRRNLIALRELALREVADNVEENAIATTPNGQFCNIHERVLVCVSTYPNSIQLLRRAARLANYMNAPLYTLFVADPERFLTKEESLHIHTCEKLCKEFEGTFLRVTSNNVANAIAQVAEKYRITQIVIGESQRSRWQILLKGSLTQKLVRLLKNIDLHIIASEKIASSKRSTLS, from the coding sequence ATGTTAAATGATATTAATACTGGTTTGTTTAGTACTAAACCTGCGATATCTGCAAATTCCTCCCTTTATCCGACACGGCGAGGGAAACACAAAATTTTTATTGGCATGGCTCCTGGTGTAGGCAAAACGTACCGGATGCTAGAAGAAGGACACGCACTTAAACACGAAGGAATTGATGTAGTCATTGGGCTTTTGGAAACCCACGGACGTAAAGAGACAGCAGAAAAGGCAAATGGTCTGGAGATTATACCGCGCCAGGAATTTCCTCGCGATGGGTTAACACTTACAGATATGGATACGGGTGCAATTATCAAGCGATCGCCTCAATTAGTCTTAATTGACGAACTCGCCCATACTAATGTCCCTGATTCTCCACGCGAAAAACGCTACAAAGATGTAGAAGTAGTTTTGGCAGCAGGCATTGATGTCTACTCCACAATGAATGTGCAACATTTGGAAAGTCTCAATGATTTGGTAGCCCGGATTACTGGCGTAGTAGTACGTGAGCGTGTTCCTGACCGCATCCTGGAAGAAGCAGATGAAGTAGTGCTAGTAGATGTTACACCAGAGACGCTACAAGAACGGTTATTAGAAGGCAAGATTTACGCATCGGAAAAAATTCAACAATCCCTCGATAACTTTTTTCAACGCCGAAACTTGATTGCTTTGCGAGAGTTGGCTTTGCGAGAAGTAGCAGACAACGTAGAAGAAAATGCGATTGCCACTACCCCCAACGGGCAATTTTGTAATATTCACGAACGCGTTTTGGTGTGCGTATCTACTTATCCCAACTCAATACAATTGTTACGCCGAGCTGCCAGACTTGCTAACTACATGAATGCTCCGCTGTATACTTTATTTGTCGCCGATCCAGAACGCTTTCTCACTAAAGAGGAAAGCTTACATATCCACACTTGTGAGAAATTGTGCAAAGAATTTGAAGGAACTTTTCTTCGTGTTACTAGCAATAACGTAGCCAATGCGATCGCCCAAGTTGCAGAGAAATATCGCATTACTCAGATTGTCATCGGTGAAAGTCAGCGATCTCGCTGGCAAATCCTGTTAAAGGGTTCGTTAACTCAAAAATTAGTCCGCTTGCTCAAAAATATTGATTTACATATTATTGCCAGCGAAAAAATAGCTTCTTCCAAACGCTCAACATTATCTTAA
- a CDS encoding serine/threonine-protein kinase, translating to MSDPNIGRLLSKRYQLQELIGTGAMGRVYRAKDLLLGGVPVAVKFLALSIQNEKMRLQDRFEREAKTCALLGQKSIHIVRVMDYGVDDKNTPFYVMEYLQGQSLNNVIRNQKLPLARFLSMIRQVSLGLQCAHNGIPVDNTICPIIHRDIKPSNILVIQDPSFGELVKVLDFGIAKLIQSDGDHTKFYLGTLAYSSPEQMEGKELDNRSDIYSLGVMMFEMLTGQMPLVVSAHSFGAWYKTHHYQKPRSFTEVAPGLGLPKDVENLVMSCLAKVPSDRPQSISEILKVLASLEQHDYTPKIKQGIHALAIATTVEPVLEKKAKADLRVSLSNDEIGRAISWPQNKPLADIVFSQPVQTKEEVLPALWVMLQQQEIQKRLLCTRYNQFLFISIPHPMLLWITVIYNRKNGAKWLPYYLDLKTSLGQDIACLLQHTGYYRLLFFARETPSHCSHILVSSIAPAQRLRLQQWITTSKTLVSSADPQISKNLLKKEYEKIKPQILAKLEGIDTDSLHDLSG from the coding sequence ATGTCAGACCCCAACATTGGCCGCCTACTTAGCAAACGCTACCAGCTTCAAGAGTTAATTGGTACTGGAGCAATGGGTCGAGTTTATCGTGCTAAGGATCTTTTGTTGGGAGGCGTACCTGTCGCTGTTAAGTTTCTCGCTCTGTCAATCCAAAACGAAAAGATGCGATTGCAAGACCGCTTTGAGCGAGAAGCGAAAACCTGTGCTTTATTAGGACAAAAAAGCATTCACATTGTCCGTGTCATGGATTATGGGGTAGATGACAAGAACACCCCTTTCTATGTCATGGAATATCTACAAGGGCAAAGCCTGAACAATGTTATCCGCAACCAAAAACTGCCTTTAGCTAGATTCCTCAGTATGATCCGACAAGTCAGCTTGGGGTTGCAATGCGCTCACAATGGCATCCCAGTTGACAACACAATCTGCCCAATTATCCACCGCGATATTAAGCCTAGTAATATCCTGGTGATTCAAGACCCCAGTTTTGGAGAATTAGTCAAGGTTTTAGACTTTGGTATTGCTAAATTAATTCAGTCAGATGGCGATCATACGAAATTTTATTTGGGGACGCTGGCTTATTCTTCTCCCGAACAGATGGAGGGGAAAGAACTAGATAACCGCTCGGATATTTACAGTTTGGGCGTCATGATGTTTGAGATGCTCACAGGACAGATGCCACTAGTGGTGTCTGCTCATTCTTTTGGTGCATGGTATAAGACACATCATTATCAAAAACCACGTTCTTTTACTGAGGTCGCACCTGGATTGGGATTGCCAAAGGATGTAGAAAATTTGGTGATGAGTTGTTTAGCTAAAGTACCAAGCGATCGCCCTCAAAGCATCAGTGAAATCTTAAAAGTTTTAGCATCTCTAGAACAGCATGACTACACACCTAAAATTAAACAAGGTATTCATGCATTAGCTATTGCTACTACAGTTGAGCCTGTCCTTGAAAAAAAGGCTAAAGCTGATTTGCGGGTATCCTTATCAAATGATGAAATTGGTCGTGCGATTTCCTGGCCCCAAAATAAACCACTTGCTGATATTGTGTTTTCTCAGCCTGTTCAAACGAAGGAGGAGGTTTTGCCAGCGCTGTGGGTGATGTTACAGCAACAAGAAATTCAAAAGCGTTTACTTTGTACACGCTACAATCAATTTCTGTTCATCTCTATTCCCCACCCGATGCTGCTGTGGATAACCGTTATCTACAATCGCAAAAATGGTGCAAAATGGTTACCTTACTACCTTGATCTTAAAACTAGTCTTGGTCAAGACATCGCCTGCTTACTACAGCACACAGGTTACTATCGTCTCTTGTTCTTTGCCAGAGAAACACCAAGTCACTGTAGCCATATCCTAGTTTCTAGTATTGCCCCTGCCCAACGCCTACGATTGCAACAATGGATCACAACGAGCAAAACCTTGGTATCTTCTGCTGACCCTCAAATTAGTAAAAACTTACTTAAAAAAGAGTACGAAAAGATTAAGCCTCAAATTTTGGCAAAGCTAGAAGGTATTGATACAGATTCTTTACACGACCTTTCCGGCTAA
- a CDS encoding DUF6825 family protein: MSNPLVQAFFVGRAVAEVINERLEVALTDALSELGKFDAEAREELRQFTEEVLERANRAAEAANTGQTTTPSGKPSSGSVDLQTDIDELRAEIALLRTELQHYRRTSA; encoded by the coding sequence ATGAGTAACCCCCTTGTGCAAGCCTTTTTCGTAGGTAGAGCTGTAGCTGAAGTAATTAATGAGCGTTTAGAGGTCGCCTTGACCGATGCTTTGAGTGAACTGGGCAAATTTGATGCGGAAGCTAGAGAGGAACTACGCCAGTTTACAGAAGAAGTCCTAGAGCGAGCAAATCGGGCAGCAGAAGCTGCTAATACTGGTCAAACTACTACACCTAGTGGAAAACCCAGTTCCGGTTCAGTTGACTTGCAAACAGATATTGATGAATTACGAGCAGAAATTGCCTTGTTGCGAACAGAATTGCAACATTATCGCCGAACTTCTGCATAA
- a CDS encoding ATP-binding cassette domain-containing protein, with protein sequence MYYNYPQSAVSSGDRIAIVGANGSGKSTLAKAILGMEKQTAILKSGDVLLALAMKAVYLDQTYKLVNCQYTILENMQAANPSLSYQLLRQQLGHFLFKYDEVHNSASV encoded by the coding sequence ATGTACTACAATTACCCGCAATCTGCTGTATCTTCTGGCGATCGCATTGCAATTGTCGGCGCGAATGGTTCAGGTAAATCGACTTTAGCAAAAGCAATTCTGGGAATGGAGAAGCAAACAGCAATTTTGAAATCCGGTGATGTGTTGCTTGCACTAGCCATGAAAGCTGTATATCTTGATCAAACCTATAAACTAGTGAATTGCCAATACACAATTTTGGAAAATATGCAAGCTGCTAATCCCAGTCTCAGCTATCAACTTTTACGTCAACAATTGGGACACTTTTTGTTTAAATATGATGAGGTTCACAATAGTGCATCTGTGTGA
- a CDS encoding anhydro-N-acetylmuramic acid kinase, producing MQLTEQTTVCQRVIGLISGTSVDGIDAALVEISGRELDLKIELLAGATYPYPTDLRERILAVCAGEAISMAELAEIDDAIALAFAQAAQNIQIGHQPANLIGSHGQTVYHRPPGVRGLGTGNLGLEKILPSTESPIPSTQSLGYTLQLGRGALIAYLTGITTVSNFRVADMAVGGHGAPLVSRVDAYLLSHSQERRCIQNIGGIGNVTYLPPQYENWLEKIRGWDTGPGNSLLDLAVQHLSAGTKTYDENGNWAASGTPCYPLVEQWLSQDYFHLPPPKSTGRELFGVTYLHQCLKDAQAYQLSPADILATLTELTVASIVHSYRTFLPEMPQRVLVCGGGGRNLYLKQRLQLLLAPVPVLTTDEVGLSADFKEAIAFAVLAYWRHLNIPGNLPAVTGAPREMLLGEIHQS from the coding sequence ATGCAACTGACTGAACAAACTACAGTTTGTCAACGCGTTATTGGTTTAATTAGTGGCACGTCCGTAGATGGTATAGACGCTGCCTTGGTCGAGATTTCCGGCAGAGAATTGGATCTAAAAATAGAGTTGTTAGCTGGGGCCACATATCCCTACCCCACAGACCTCAGAGAAAGAATATTAGCAGTTTGTGCTGGAGAAGCCATCTCAATGGCAGAACTGGCAGAAATAGATGATGCGATCGCCCTTGCATTTGCCCAAGCCGCCCAAAATATTCAAATCGGTCATCAACCAGCTAATTTGATTGGCTCCCACGGTCAAACTGTTTATCATCGGCCACCAGGAGTTCGGGGGCTGGGAACTGGGAACTTGGGACTGGAAAAAATTCTTCCTAGTACCGAATCCCCAATCCCTAGTACCCAGTCTTTAGGCTACACTCTGCAACTAGGGCGTGGTGCTTTAATTGCCTATCTCACGGGTATTACAACTGTGAGTAACTTCCGTGTTGCTGATATGGCAGTTGGTGGACATGGAGCGCCTCTTGTATCCAGAGTAGATGCCTATTTGCTCAGTCATTCCCAGGAAAGGCGCTGTATTCAAAATATAGGGGGAATTGGTAATGTTACGTATCTTCCACCCCAGTATGAGAACTGGCTTGAAAAGATTCGCGGTTGGGATACAGGGCCAGGAAATAGCCTCCTTGATCTGGCAGTGCAACATTTAAGCGCTGGCACTAAAACTTATGACGAAAATGGCAATTGGGCAGCGAGTGGCACTCCTTGCTATCCATTGGTAGAACAATGGTTAAGTCAAGATTACTTTCATCTGCCGCCCCCTAAATCCACTGGTCGAGAATTATTTGGGGTTACTTACCTACATCAGTGTTTAAAAGATGCCCAAGCATACCAACTTAGCCCCGCAGACATACTAGCAACTCTCACTGAACTCACAGTAGCTTCAATTGTCCATAGTTATCGCACTTTTCTACCGGAAATGCCACAACGGGTATTAGTATGTGGCGGCGGTGGTCGCAATCTTTATTTAAAACAAAGATTACAGCTATTGTTAGCACCCGTGCCAGTCTTAACTACAGATGAAGTTGGCTTAAGTGCAGATTTTAAAGAAGCGATCGCTTTTGCAGTTTTGGCATACTGGCGACATTTGAATATTCCAGGTAACCTACCTGCTGTAACTGGCGCACCGCGAGAAATGCTTTTAGGAGAAATTCACCAAAGTTAG
- a CDS encoding AarF/ABC1/UbiB kinase family protein: MEQGYSDKAYRWNRENYSSRRRFVDIWSFVLTLMFKLWLYNKSWSYTGGVTEAKQAARRKNQAVWIRNTLLDLGPTFIKVGQLFSTRADIFPIEYVEELAKLQDKVPAFSYEQVEAIIERELGKKIPELFQSFEPIPLAAASLGQVHKAVLHTGEAVVIKVQRPGLKKLFEIDLQILKGITRYFQNHPKWGRGRDWIGIYEECCRILWEEIDYLNEGRNADTFRRNFRGYDWVKVPRIYWRYTTSRVLTLEYLPGIKISQYEALEAAGLDRKAIARQGAQAYLHQLLNSGFFHADPHPGNIAINPDGALIFYDFGMMGRIKSNVREGLMQTLFGIAQKDGDRVVQSLIELGAIAPTDDMGPVRRSVQYMLDHFMDKPFENQSVAAISDDLYEIAYNQPFRFPATFTFVMRAFSTLEGVGKGLDPEFNFMEVAQPYAMQLITDMNGSEGNSFLNELSRQAVQVSTTAFGLPRRLEDTLEKLERGDMRLRVRSIETERLLRRQSSIQLSISYALLISGFTLSATILVVNHYVWLALLPGLIAAGISVLLIRLLLRLDRYDRMY; encoded by the coding sequence ATGGAACAAGGTTATTCAGATAAGGCATACCGTTGGAATCGTGAAAACTACTCTAGCAGACGGCGATTTGTAGACATTTGGTCTTTTGTCTTGACCTTAATGTTTAAGCTTTGGCTGTACAACAAATCTTGGAGTTACACAGGTGGTGTAACTGAGGCAAAGCAAGCTGCAAGACGTAAAAATCAAGCAGTGTGGATTCGCAATACCTTGTTAGATTTAGGCCCAACTTTTATTAAAGTCGGGCAATTGTTTTCTACTCGTGCTGATATATTCCCTATTGAATATGTAGAAGAGTTAGCAAAGTTACAAGATAAAGTACCAGCATTTAGCTATGAGCAAGTAGAAGCAATAATTGAGCGAGAGCTTGGTAAGAAAATTCCTGAACTTTTCCAATCTTTTGAACCTATTCCCCTAGCTGCTGCTAGCTTAGGGCAAGTACACAAAGCCGTGCTGCATACGGGAGAAGCAGTTGTTATCAAGGTACAGCGTCCTGGATTAAAGAAGTTATTTGAAATAGATTTACAAATTCTAAAAGGAATTACCCGTTACTTTCAAAACCATCCCAAATGGGGACGTGGACGAGATTGGATAGGTATCTACGAAGAGTGTTGCCGCATTCTTTGGGAAGAAATCGATTATCTCAATGAAGGACGTAACGCCGATACTTTTCGTCGTAACTTTCGTGGCTATGACTGGGTGAAAGTCCCAAGAATTTATTGGCGTTACACCACCTCGCGTGTGCTGACTTTAGAATATCTTCCTGGCATCAAAATTAGCCAATACGAAGCTTTAGAAGCAGCCGGCTTAGATCGAAAGGCGATCGCTCGTCAAGGCGCTCAAGCCTATTTACATCAGTTGCTCAATAGTGGCTTTTTCCACGCCGATCCTCATCCAGGTAATATTGCCATTAATCCAGATGGCGCTCTCATATTCTATGATTTCGGTATGATGGGGCGAATTAAGTCAAACGTCCGGGAAGGACTGATGCAAACGCTATTTGGCATAGCCCAAAAAGATGGCGATCGCGTTGTTCAGTCGCTCATCGAATTAGGCGCGATCGCCCCAACGGATGATATGGGGCCAGTGCGGCGTTCTGTCCAGTATATGCTGGATCATTTTATGGATAAGCCCTTTGAAAATCAATCAGTCGCAGCAATCAGCGACGACCTTTACGAAATAGCTTATAATCAGCCATTTAGATTTCCAGCAACTTTCACTTTTGTGATGCGAGCCTTTTCTACTCTAGAGGGGGTAGGCAAAGGTCTAGATCCAGAATTTAACTTTATGGAAGTTGCCCAACCTTATGCAATGCAGCTTATAACCGATATGAATGGTTCTGAGGGGAATAGTTTTCTCAACGAATTAAGTCGCCAAGCAGTTCAGGTAAGCACTACCGCTTTTGGTCTACCACGTAGATTAGAAGATACACTAGAGAAACTAGAGCGGGGAGATATGCGCCTGCGGGTTCGTTCTATAGAAACAGAACGCCTGCTGCGTCGGCAGAGCAGTATTCAGCTATCAATAAGCTATGCTCTGTTAATCAGTGGTTTCACGCTTTCAGCTACGATCTTAGTAGTTAACCATTATGTATGGTTGGCTCTGCTGCCTGGTTTAATTGCAGCAGGTATATCAGTGCTTTTGATTCGATTACTTCTACGCCTCGACCGTTATGACCGTATGTATTAA
- a CDS encoding Stp1/IreP family PP2C-type Ser/Thr phosphatase, giving the protein MKLNFTGFSDPGLIRSNNQDAYYVDPEGRFFIVADGMGGHAGGEEASRIATHEIQAYLVEHWQSSKSSQELLEQALWRANDAILQDQQNHPERADMGTTVVAVIFRYPESAWCAHVGDSRLYRFRESELEQVTEDHTWVARAIKIGDITSDEARVHPFRHVLSRCLGREDLHQVDVQPLDVKIGDRLLLCSDGLTEELIDHKIARYLQDTPWLDKAALALIEAAKEEGGHDNITVVIVALENSQ; this is encoded by the coding sequence ATGAAACTTAATTTCACGGGTTTTAGCGATCCGGGACTTATTCGTTCTAATAATCAGGATGCTTACTATGTCGACCCTGAAGGGCGATTTTTCATAGTTGCTGACGGTATGGGTGGTCATGCGGGAGGAGAGGAAGCAAGCCGCATTGCCACTCATGAAATTCAAGCGTATTTAGTGGAACATTGGCAATCTTCTAAATCTTCCCAAGAATTACTAGAACAAGCCTTGTGGAGAGCCAATGATGCAATTTTGCAGGATCAGCAAAATCATCCGGAACGCGCTGACATGGGTACAACAGTTGTAGCGGTAATTTTTCGCTACCCAGAGTCGGCTTGGTGCGCTCATGTTGGTGACTCGCGGCTATATCGCTTCCGCGAATCAGAATTAGAGCAGGTAACAGAAGATCATACTTGGGTTGCACGGGCAATCAAAATTGGTGACATCACCTCAGATGAAGCACGAGTTCATCCTTTTCGCCATGTGTTATCACGCTGTTTAGGACGTGAAGACTTACATCAGGTAGATGTACAACCTTTGGATGTGAAAATTGGCGATCGCTTGCTGTTATGCAGTGATGGTTTAACGGAAGAACTTATTGATCACAAAATTGCTCGCTACCTCCAAGACACCCCCTGGCTTGACAAAGCAGCCCTTGCTCTAATTGAAGCTGCAAAAGAGGAAGGTGGACACGATAACATCACTGTTGTTATCGTCGCACTAGAAAATAGTCAATAG
- a CDS encoding potassium-transporting ATPase subunit F — MGILGFITITIVIYLFAVIFKPERFL; from the coding sequence ATTGGAATCTTAGGGTTTATAACTATAACAATTGTAATTTACTTGTTTGCTGTCATTTTTAAACCTGAACGCTTCTTATAA
- a CDS encoding PEP-CTERM sorting domain-containing protein (PEP-CTERM proteins occur, often in large numbers, in the proteomes of bacteria that also encode an exosortase, a predicted intramembrane cysteine proteinase. The presence of a PEP-CTERM domain at a protein's C-terminus predicts cleavage within the sorting domain, followed by covalent anchoring to some some component of the (usually Gram-negative) cell surface. Many PEP-CTERM proteins exhibit an unusual sequence composition that includes large numbers of potential glycosylation sites. Expression of one such protein has been shown restore the ability of a bacterium to form floc, a type of biofilm.) translates to MFLKKITCIAALSVSAIASFTYAGSAHAISFKVTTGVAAPNGATDEGAYSEFTQLPGTTTVNFNDGKVPTTGFAQYSFENNSGTSSVRSDVWAPAGAKGEVNNTNYLAVFNGDKVTINLESSLNYFGIDWGAISANNTFSFYNGDTLIKTFTTADVDPVAPIKASQHGGQGNGFLHFYSDSSNDIFNKIVISQSSTDGGGFESDNHSFHQGTGRFTGFDPKSVPEPSVTLGMLAVGGMFLAKRKNQKLQDAK, encoded by the coding sequence ATGTTTCTTAAGAAAATTACTTGCATTGCTGCTCTATCTGTATCTGCGATCGCCTCATTTACTTATGCAGGTTCTGCTCATGCTATTTCCTTCAAAGTGACCACAGGAGTAGCAGCCCCCAACGGTGCAACTGACGAAGGTGCTTATTCTGAGTTTACTCAGTTGCCTGGTACAACCACTGTTAACTTCAATGACGGTAAAGTCCCAACCACTGGATTTGCTCAGTACTCATTTGAGAATAACAGTGGTACAAGTAGCGTTAGGTCAGATGTATGGGCGCCTGCTGGTGCAAAAGGCGAAGTCAATAACACTAACTATTTAGCAGTTTTCAATGGCGATAAAGTCACTATTAACCTTGAGAGTTCCCTAAATTATTTTGGTATTGACTGGGGGGCTATCAGTGCTAATAACACATTCTCCTTCTATAATGGCGATACTCTGATCAAAACATTTACGACTGCGGATGTAGATCCGGTTGCTCCGATTAAAGCCTCCCAACATGGCGGACAAGGCAATGGCTTCCTTCACTTCTACTCAGATAGCAGCAACGATATCTTCAACAAGATTGTTATCTCCCAAAGCAGCACAGACGGTGGTGGATTTGAAAGCGACAACCATTCTTTCCATCAAGGAACTGGCAGATTTACAGGTTTTGATCCTAAGTCTGTTCCTGAACCTAGTGTTACCTTGGGTATGCTGGCTGTAGGTGGTATGTTTCTGGCTAAGCGCAAGAACCAGAAGTTGCAAGACGCAAAGTAA
- a CDS encoding IS630 transposase-related protein — protein sequence MDFREKIVQAYEQGSTSIRQVAYRFDVSKAFIQKLLKQKKIKGHLEPGKQGGSMKSELDKYKTQLVEMVEKYPDATLNEYCQYWGETYNQWVSTNSMCRALQRLQLTRKKNIM from the coding sequence ATTGATTTTCGAGAAAAAATAGTCCAAGCCTATGAACAAGGAAGCACCTCAATCAGACAAGTAGCCTATCGATTTGATGTGAGCAAAGCTTTTATACAAAAACTACTCAAACAGAAGAAAATTAAAGGTCATCTGGAGCCAGGCAAGCAGGGTGGGAGTATGAAGAGTGAGTTAGATAAGTATAAAACTCAACTGGTCGAAATGGTGGAAAAATATCCAGATGCAACCTTGAATGAATACTGCCAGTATTGGGGGGAAACTTATAATCAATGGGTAAGTACAAATAGTATGTGCCGTGCGTTACAAAGACTGCAACTAACTCGAAAAAAAAACATTATGTAG